In the Candidatus Cloacimonadota bacterium genome, one interval contains:
- a CDS encoding enoyl-CoA hydratase/isomerase family protein — protein sequence MDYKILKLAVENSIGVITISRPEALNALNTDFFKEMDSLLDDIAGNNEISVVIITGEGKAFAAGADIAEMCDKTQQEGYDFSKFGQAVFDKIEKLSKPVIAAVNGFALGGGCELAMSCDFRIASSKAKFGQPEVNLGLTPGFAGTQRLSRLVGLADALYLLYTADMINADEAYRLKLVQKVVEPEQLMEEALSIARKIASKGPEAIKHIKKSTRNGFNTDFASGCEIEAKAFSSLFEKEGAEGMKAFLEKRKPKW from the coding sequence ATGGATTATAAAATACTGAAATTAGCTGTTGAAAATAGTATTGGTGTTATCACAATATCAAGACCGGAAGCTTTGAATGCACTCAACACAGATTTCTTTAAAGAAATGGATTCACTGTTGGATGATATTGCAGGGAACAATGAAATAAGTGTAGTTATAATTACTGGAGAAGGTAAAGCTTTTGCAGCTGGAGCAGATATTGCCGAAATGTGCGATAAAACACAGCAGGAAGGCTATGACTTTTCCAAATTTGGACAAGCAGTTTTTGATAAAATAGAAAAGCTGTCTAAGCCTGTTATTGCAGCAGTTAACGGTTTTGCTCTCGGTGGTGGATGTGAACTGGCGATGTCCTGTGATTTTAGAATTGCCAGCAGTAAAGCCAAATTCGGTCAACCTGAAGTAAACTTGGGTTTAACTCCCGGATTTGCCGGAACCCAAAGATTATCTCGCCTGGTTGGTTTAGCAGATGCTTTGTACTTACTATATACTGCTGATATGATAAATGCTGATGAGGCTTACAGACTGAAACTTGTGCAAAAGGTTGTAGAACCTGAGCAGCTTATGGAAGAAGCTCTGTCAATTGCTCGCAAAATTGCTTCCAAAGGTCCGGAAGCAATAAAACACATTAAAAAATCAACTCGGAATGGTTTCAATACAGATTTTGCTTCAGGGTGTGAAATCGAAGCAAAAGCTTTTTCTTCACTTTTTGAAAAAGAAGGTGCAGAAGGAATGAAAGCGTTTTTAGAGAAACGTAAACCTAAATGGTAA
- a CDS encoding nitronate monooxygenase: MNNKITKLFNIKYPIIQGGMIWCSGAKLAAAVSNAGGLGLIGAGSMFPDVLRDHIRKCKTLTDKPFGVNLPLLMGDAEEKINIILSEGVKIIFTSAGNPKTWTSYLKEKGMIMVHIVPGTKYGIKSEAAGVDAIVAEGFEAGGHNGREETTTMCLIPKITEEVSIPVIAAGGIGSGKAMAAAFALGADAVQIGSLFAACRESSAHDNFKQKIFEAKEGETLLMLKKLAPVRLLSNDFAFEVYKQESTGASKDELNELLGKTRAKRGMFDGDMQEGELEIGQVSSMIDRLKSAGEIVEEIWFEYKKVLKKISL; the protein is encoded by the coding sequence ATGAACAATAAAATTACAAAATTATTTAATATAAAATATCCAATAATCCAGGGTGGCATGATCTGGTGCAGTGGAGCGAAATTAGCAGCTGCTGTCAGCAATGCCGGCGGATTAGGTTTGATCGGAGCCGGATCGATGTTCCCTGATGTTTTACGGGATCACATCAGGAAATGCAAAACCCTTACCGATAAACCTTTTGGAGTGAATCTGCCGCTTTTGATGGGAGATGCGGAAGAAAAGATCAACATCATTTTATCTGAAGGTGTGAAGATCATTTTTACTTCAGCCGGCAACCCGAAAACGTGGACTTCGTATTTGAAAGAAAAAGGCATGATCATGGTTCATATTGTTCCCGGAACAAAATACGGCATCAAAAGTGAAGCCGCCGGTGTGGATGCTATCGTCGCAGAGGGTTTCGAAGCAGGTGGGCATAACGGCAGAGAAGAAACAACTACCATGTGTCTGATCCCGAAAATTACGGAAGAAGTAAGTATTCCGGTAATTGCTGCAGGTGGAATTGGCAGCGGTAAAGCAATGGCTGCGGCTTTTGCCCTGGGAGCAGATGCAGTTCAGATCGGTTCTCTTTTTGCAGCATGCAGAGAATCATCCGCACACGATAATTTCAAACAAAAGATATTCGAAGCTAAAGAAGGTGAAACGCTTTTGATGCTGAAAAAACTGGCTCCGGTTCGACTTCTGAGTAACGATTTTGCTTTTGAAGTTTATAAACAGGAGTCCACAGGTGCTTCCAAAGATGAACTCAATGAACTTCTGGGAAAAACCAGAGCTAAAAGAGGAATGTTCGATGGAGATATGCAGGAAGGTGAGCTTGAAATCGGGCAAGTTTCATCAATGATAGATAGGCTAAAATCTGCTGGAGAAATTGTTGAAGAGATTTGGTTTGAATATAAGAAAGTATTGAAGAAAATTTCGCTGTAG
- a CDS encoding 3-ketoacyl-CoA thiolase: protein MKKLRRKVYMAAGYNTISLGTGRKEFHPKKPRPGLEHYLKEAGKATLEMIGGAQNVDESVVGNFMAARFNKQGHLAAFAPMIDEGLRYKPSVRVEGACASGGLALATGIKSILAETAEVVLCLGVEVQNTMKAIYGADVLAGAGWFGKRKDGHAYFFPGQFSNRAGAYYDKYGFDYARKGMATWYKNAIENARLSPTAQEYHNTTDDLMAVGLTKPNGKNFVDHLSVYDCSKVSDSASAIAILSEEGLQRCGINKEDAVEIMGYGQCEEDLTEEPGNMTEVSTIKHTVHQAMENAGITKSDLATVELHDCFSIAGILGIEALGFAEPGKGAGFVADGNTARDGIIPTNTTGGLVGWGHPTGATGVHQAVTIWEQLTGKAGAAQIKIKEEKPYGMTINMGGDDKTVVSIVYKRP from the coding sequence ATGAAAAAATTACGAAGAAAAGTATATATGGCTGCAGGCTATAACACGATTTCTCTTGGAACCGGTAGAAAAGAATTTCATCCCAAAAAGCCCCGTCCGGGTTTGGAACATTATCTTAAAGAAGCTGGAAAAGCAACACTCGAAATGATCGGTGGTGCACAGAACGTAGATGAAAGTGTGGTTGGAAATTTCATGGCAGCCCGTTTTAATAAACAGGGACACCTGGCTGCTTTTGCACCTATGATCGATGAAGGTCTTCGCTACAAACCTTCTGTTCGTGTAGAAGGTGCTTGTGCTTCGGGTGGATTGGCTTTGGCAACTGGGATCAAATCAATTTTAGCTGAAACTGCTGAAGTTGTATTATGCCTTGGTGTGGAAGTTCAGAATACTATGAAAGCAATTTATGGTGCAGACGTTCTGGCTGGAGCTGGCTGGTTCGGAAAAAGAAAGGACGGACACGCCTATTTCTTCCCCGGACAATTTAGTAACAGAGCAGGAGCTTATTACGACAAATATGGTTTTGATTATGCCAGAAAAGGCATGGCAACCTGGTATAAAAATGCAATTGAGAATGCCAGACTTTCTCCAACTGCTCAGGAATATCATAATACAACTGATGATTTGATGGCAGTAGGACTTACAAAACCAAACGGAAAAAATTTTGTAGATCATCTGAGCGTTTACGATTGTTCTAAAGTGTCTGATAGTGCCAGTGCGATTGCTATTCTTTCGGAAGAAGGCTTGCAACGCTGCGGGATTAATAAAGAAGATGCAGTTGAAATTATGGGCTACGGCCAATGTGAAGAAGATCTTACAGAGGAACCCGGAAATATGACAGAAGTGAGTACGATCAAACACACAGTTCATCAAGCTATGGAAAATGCAGGTATCACTAAAAGTGATCTTGCAACAGTTGAATTGCACGACTGTTTCTCTATTGCTGGTATTTTGGGAATAGAAGCTCTTGGTTTTGCTGAACCGGGAAAAGGTGCAGGTTTTGTAGCTGATGGAAATACTGCCAGAGATGGTATTATTCCTACAAACACAACTGGTGGCTTGGTAGGTTGGGGTCATCCAACAGGGGCAACCGGAGTTCATCAAGCGGTTACTATTTGGGAACAGCTTACCGGCAAAGCTGGTGCTGCACAGATCAAAATAAAAGAAGAAAAACCTTACGGCATGACGATAAATATGGGTGGAGACGATAAAACTGTTGTTTCTATAGTTTATAAAAGACCATAA
- a CDS encoding 3-hydroxyacyl-CoA dehydrogenase family protein, whose protein sequence is MNYAERLQNVTVLGAAGKMGSGILLLTAIEMVDSSFLPENKDKRFVLNAMDISDEALSGLMKYLKVQVTKIAEKKMVLLRKMYKDRKDLIENGQIIDEYVFDVMNIVRPVTTLESAYKSNLIFEAVAENADLKIKIFKEIDENNPNKPWFFTNTSSVPITKLENEANLKGRILGFHFYNPPAVQKLVELILTKNTDKETEEFALIYAKKLKKKIVYSNDFAGFIGNGHFMRDALYGINKALELAKNENISIAEAIYIVDKISRDFLIRPMGIFQLIDYVGIDVCSFIMDVMNPYLDDEDLYSPELHKMLELGVKGGQLSSGAQKDGFLKYDGGKPVAAYDFEAKKYVDYADIQAKCDEKIGAAPATQKPWKAVNFNKQKSDILTEYFRELNATDSFGCKLAIDYLHNSKQIGKKLVSMNIAKTDEDVNTVLLTGFYHAYGPINNY, encoded by the coding sequence ATGAATTATGCTGAAAGATTACAAAATGTAACCGTTCTGGGAGCTGCCGGCAAAATGGGAAGTGGCATCTTGCTGCTTACAGCCATTGAAATGGTGGATAGTAGTTTTCTTCCTGAAAACAAGGACAAAAGATTTGTTCTGAATGCGATGGATATTTCCGATGAAGCTTTATCGGGATTGATGAAATATCTGAAAGTTCAGGTAACAAAAATTGCTGAAAAGAAAATGGTATTATTGAGGAAAATGTACAAAGATCGAAAGGATCTGATTGAAAATGGCCAAATTATCGATGAATATGTATTTGATGTGATGAATATTGTACGTCCGGTTACTACTTTAGAATCTGCTTATAAATCCAATCTTATCTTCGAAGCAGTTGCAGAAAATGCAGATCTTAAGATCAAAATTTTCAAAGAGATCGACGAAAACAATCCTAACAAGCCCTGGTTTTTTACCAATACTTCTTCAGTTCCAATTACAAAATTAGAAAATGAAGCAAATTTAAAAGGACGCATTTTAGGATTCCATTTCTACAATCCGCCAGCAGTGCAAAAACTTGTAGAACTTATTCTCACGAAAAATACAGATAAAGAAACCGAAGAATTCGCTTTAATTTATGCCAAGAAACTTAAGAAGAAGATAGTGTATTCCAATGATTTCGCTGGATTTATCGGTAATGGTCACTTCATGCGTGATGCTCTTTATGGCATCAACAAAGCTCTGGAACTTGCAAAAAATGAAAACATCTCAATTGCTGAAGCAATATACATTGTTGATAAGATCAGTAGAGATTTTCTGATTCGTCCTATGGGAATATTTCAATTGATCGATTATGTTGGAATTGATGTCTGCAGTTTTATAATGGATGTGATGAATCCTTATCTGGATGATGAAGATTTGTACAGTCCTGAACTTCATAAAATGCTGGAACTGGGTGTGAAAGGTGGACAACTCTCCAGTGGAGCTCAAAAAGATGGTTTCCTGAAATATGATGGCGGAAAACCGGTTGCAGCTTATGATTTTGAAGCAAAGAAATATGTGGATTATGCAGATATTCAAGCTAAATGCGATGAAAAAATCGGTGCAGCTCCAGCTACTCAAAAACCCTGGAAAGCTGTTAATTTCAATAAACAGAAATCTGATATTCTGACAGAATATTTCCGTGAATTGAATGCAACTGATTCTTTTGGCTGTAAACTTGCAATCGATTATTTGCATAATTCCAAACAAATTGGTAAGAAGCTTGTCAGTATGAATATTGCTAAAACTGATGAAGATGTGAACACTGTTCTTTTGACAGGTTTTTATCATGCCTACGGACCCATAAATAACTATTGA
- a CDS encoding DUF6125 family protein, which produces MDLRKMSKEQLIGMLDDFAKNWLAHDGLWFQQVEKNYGLEKAIELDTEAWRIFTRIEAKRIMARHNIPENSGLRGLKKALSFRLYSRLNIQSISEESENSFVFKMNRCRVQYARSKKGLPDFPCKSVGIVEYSEFAKTIDPRIKTTCIACPPDRHPKEFYCAWKFEI; this is translated from the coding sequence ATGGATTTAAGGAAAATGTCGAAGGAGCAACTGATCGGAATGCTGGATGATTTTGCAAAGAATTGGTTAGCTCATGATGGTCTGTGGTTTCAACAGGTAGAAAAAAATTATGGACTTGAAAAAGCAATTGAATTGGATACAGAAGCTTGGAGAATATTTACACGGATTGAAGCAAAGCGAATTATGGCACGACATAATATTCCGGAAAACAGTGGTTTAAGGGGATTAAAAAAAGCTCTATCTTTTAGATTATATAGCAGATTGAATATTCAGAGTATTTCAGAAGAATCGGAGAACTCTTTTGTTTTTAAAATGAATAGATGCAGAGTACAATATGCTCGATCAAAGAAAGGACTTCCAGACTTTCCGTGCAAAAGCGTTGGAATTGTAGAATACAGTGAGTTTGCAAAAACTATTGATCCAAGAATAAAAACCACCTGTATTGCTTGTCCTCCCGATCGTCACCCTAAAGAATTTTATTGTGCCTGGAAATTCGAAATTTGA
- a CDS encoding methylmalonyl-CoA mutase family protein gives MVKDHNKIKKYKPKNHIRMVTASSLFDGHDATINIMRRIIQSTGAEVIHLGHNRSVQEIVDCAVCEDVQAIAITSYQGGHIEFFKHMLDLLRKKDCAHIKVFGGGGGVILADEIKELHEYGVSRIYSPDDGRVMGLQGMINDMLEAVDFPTGKNNKTTIKGLTSTKDKINNIARLISAAENYPEEVKDILAEVTSVAKDQSAPVVGITGTGGSGKSSLVDEIVRRYLADSADKTIAIISVDPSKRRTGGALLGDRIRMNSINNSRIYMRSLATRQSNLALSKYVSDAVNIVKTAGYDLIILETSGIGQSDTEIVDHCNVSMYVMTPDYGAATQLEKIDMLDFSDIIALNKFDKRGSLDALADVKKQYQRNHGLWDDDLNSMPVYGTIASHFNDPGVNKFYHALMDKVKEKTGIDFSSTIEHPDEISEKIFIIPPNRTRYLSEISETVRNYNTWVEEQSEIAQKLYNLKCSQEILDEENPKEALKQKYEEIELELDGYNKKIIDDWEDKKKVYEDDYYFFKVRDKEIKIATKTESLSHLQIPKISLPSYKAWGDILRWNLKENVPGEFPYAAGVFPFKREGEDPTRMFAGEGGPERTNKRFHYVSLGLPAKRLSTAFDSVTLYGEDADRRPDIYGKIGNSGVSISCLDDLKKLYSGFNLADPKTSVSMTINGPAPMMVGYYFNAAIDQQCEIYIKENHLEDEVEKKIAAIYKKKGTKRPEYQGELPDGNDGLGLMLLGVTGDQVLPEDVYEKIKTDTLCRIRGTVQADILKEDQAQNTCIFSTDFSLKLMGDIQEYFIQHNIRNYYSVSISGYHIAEAGANPITQLALTLANGFTYVEYYVSRGMDINKFAPHLSFFFSNGLDPEYSVLGRVARLIWAKAMKLKYKANERSQKLKYHIQTSGRSLHAQEIDFNDIRTTLQALYAIYDNCNSLHTNAYDEAITTPTEESVRRAMAIQMIINHELGLAKNQNPLQGAFIIEELTDLVEEAVMAEFDRLTERGGVLGAMETMYQRSKIQEESLYYETMKNTGQLPIMGVNTFLSSKGSPTVLPGEVIRATTEEKEYQIIMLKELHKTQEKKVEVALNNLKECASSNRNVFEMMMEATKVCSIGQITHSLFEVGGQYRRNM, from the coding sequence ATGGTAAAAGATCATAACAAAATCAAAAAATATAAGCCCAAAAACCATATCAGAATGGTTACTGCATCTTCACTATTTGACGGCCATGATGCTACTATAAACATAATGAGAAGAATCATCCAGTCAACTGGTGCAGAAGTGATCCATCTAGGACATAACAGATCAGTTCAAGAAATAGTAGATTGTGCTGTTTGTGAAGATGTACAGGCTATTGCGATCACATCCTATCAGGGTGGTCATATTGAATTTTTCAAGCACATGCTGGATCTTCTCAGGAAGAAAGATTGCGCTCATATAAAAGTTTTTGGCGGTGGTGGTGGAGTAATTCTTGCCGATGAAATAAAAGAGCTTCATGAGTATGGCGTTTCACGAATTTATTCACCTGACGATGGAAGAGTCATGGGACTTCAGGGTATGATCAATGATATGCTCGAAGCTGTCGATTTTCCTACCGGAAAAAACAACAAAACCACAATAAAGGGATTAACATCTACAAAAGATAAAATCAATAATATTGCCAGGCTCATTTCAGCTGCCGAAAATTATCCGGAAGAAGTAAAAGACATTTTAGCTGAAGTCACCTCTGTTGCAAAAGATCAATCAGCACCTGTAGTTGGCATAACCGGAACCGGTGGCTCAGGTAAATCATCCTTGGTTGATGAAATAGTAAGAAGATATTTAGCTGATTCTGCAGATAAAACGATTGCGATAATCTCAGTTGATCCTTCTAAAAGAAGAACCGGAGGTGCACTGCTGGGTGATAGAATACGCATGAATTCTATCAATAACTCTCGGATCTATATGAGATCGCTGGCTACTCGACAATCAAATCTGGCTTTATCAAAATATGTAAGTGATGCTGTGAATATTGTGAAAACAGCAGGTTATGATCTTATTATTCTGGAAACCTCGGGTATCGGTCAATCCGATACAGAGATTGTTGATCACTGCAACGTTTCGATGTACGTGATGACTCCTGATTATGGCGCTGCAACCCAATTGGAAAAAATCGATATGCTGGATTTCTCCGATATAATTGCCTTGAATAAATTCGATAAAAGAGGATCGCTCGATGCTTTAGCAGACGTAAAAAAACAGTATCAGAGAAATCATGGTCTCTGGGATGATGATCTTAATAGTATGCCTGTTTATGGAACAATTGCTTCACATTTTAACGATCCTGGTGTGAACAAATTTTATCATGCCCTAATGGACAAAGTAAAAGAAAAAACAGGTATAGATTTTTCTTCTACAATCGAGCATCCAGATGAAATAAGTGAAAAGATCTTCATAATTCCTCCCAATAGAACTCGATATTTGTCTGAGATCAGCGAAACTGTTAGAAATTATAATACATGGGTGGAAGAACAAAGTGAAATAGCGCAAAAACTCTACAATCTGAAGTGTTCCCAGGAAATTCTTGATGAAGAAAACCCGAAAGAAGCTCTGAAACAAAAATATGAGGAAATCGAACTGGAATTGGATGGTTACAATAAGAAGATCATTGATGACTGGGAAGATAAGAAAAAGGTTTATGAGGATGATTATTACTTCTTCAAAGTTCGAGATAAAGAGATCAAAATTGCAACTAAAACCGAGAGTTTATCTCATTTGCAGATTCCCAAGATTTCTCTGCCATCCTATAAAGCCTGGGGAGATATCCTGAGATGGAATTTAAAAGAAAATGTTCCTGGTGAATTTCCTTATGCTGCCGGAGTTTTCCCTTTCAAACGAGAGGGTGAAGACCCTACCCGAATGTTTGCTGGAGAAGGTGGACCGGAAAGAACTAACAAAAGATTTCATTATGTTTCACTGGGATTGCCAGCCAAGAGACTTTCTACTGCTTTTGACTCTGTAACTCTATACGGAGAAGATGCAGACCGAAGACCGGATATATATGGAAAAATCGGCAATAGCGGTGTTTCAATATCCTGTCTTGATGATCTGAAAAAACTTTATTCCGGATTCAATTTAGCTGATCCCAAAACATCTGTTTCGATGACCATTAATGGCCCGGCTCCCATGATGGTCGGATACTACTTCAATGCCGCTATAGATCAGCAATGTGAAATCTATATTAAAGAAAACCATCTGGAAGACGAAGTAGAGAAGAAAATTGCAGCAATCTATAAAAAGAAAGGTACAAAGCGTCCAGAGTACCAAGGAGAGCTACCTGATGGGAATGATGGCTTGGGATTAATGCTGCTGGGAGTTACAGGAGATCAGGTTTTACCGGAAGATGTTTATGAAAAGATCAAAACTGATACGCTTTGCAGAATTCGCGGTACAGTTCAAGCTGATATTCTGAAGGAAGATCAAGCCCAGAATACCTGCATTTTCTCAACGGATTTTTCATTGAAGCTAATGGGTGATATTCAGGAATATTTCATTCAACACAATATTAGAAATTATTATTCGGTTTCCATCTCCGGGTATCACATAGCAGAAGCAGGAGCAAATCCTATTACACAGCTTGCGCTCACTCTTGCCAATGGATTTACATATGTAGAATATTACGTTTCAAGAGGAATGGATATCAATAAATTTGCCCCTCATCTATCCTTCTTTTTCTCCAATGGTCTTGATCCTGAATATTCTGTTCTGGGCAGAGTTGCCAGACTAATCTGGGCTAAAGCTATGAAATTGAAGTATAAGGCAAATGAACGTTCTCAAAAGCTGAAATATCACATTCAAACTTCAGGAAGATCACTGCATGCCCAGGAGATAGATTTTAATGATATTCGAACTACTCTGCAGGCACTTTACGCAATTTATGACAACTGCAACTCTTTGCACACAAATGCTTATGATGAAGCGATCACAACTCCCACCGAGGAATCAGTGCGAAGAGCGATGGCAATTCAGATGATCATCAATCACGAGCTTGGTCTGGCAAAAAATCAGAATCCTCTGCAAGGCGCATTCATTATAGAAGAACTTACTGATCTGGTAGAAGAAGCTGTAATGGCCGAGTTTGATCGATTGACAGAAAGAGGTGGAGTTTTGGGAGCGATGGAGACGATGTATCAAAGAAGCAAGATACAAGAAGAATCGCTTTACTACGAAACTATGAAAAATACAGGACAACTGCCGATCATGGGTGTAAACACATTCCTTTCATCCAAAGGTTCTCCCACAGTTTTACCTGGAGAAGTAATCCGTGCTACCACGGAAGAAAAAGAGTATCAGATCATTATGCTGAAGGAGCTTCACAAAACTCAGGAAAAAAAAGTAGAAGTTGCTTTGAATAATTTGAAGGAATGTGCTTCCAGTAATAGAAATGTCTTTGAAATGATGATGGAAGCTACGAAAGTCTGCTCGATCGGGCAGATAACTCACTCCCTATTTGAGGTGGGTGGCCAGTATAGAAGAAATATGTAA